In Halococcus hamelinensis 100A6, a single genomic region encodes these proteins:
- a CDS encoding FAD-dependent oxidoreductase — MEPTPTTVEGVRDVGPDTVALDLSTPAGFDAQPGQFVKLTLDVDGKSESRFYTLSSPEVAETFEVTVGIDPDGDLGPRLASLEPGEEIEVAGPFGSAHYEGESSITVLAGGPGVGPAVGVAERALHDGGAASVVYRDDDPAHRERLDALRESGAFVAVLDPETDLSDAVADALETTPDAQAFVYGFADFLDVATEALAAAGGDPDDAKVENFG, encoded by the coding sequence ATGGAACCAACACCGACGACCGTCGAGGGGGTTCGCGACGTCGGCCCGGACACCGTCGCGCTCGACCTCTCGACGCCCGCCGGGTTCGACGCCCAACCGGGCCAGTTCGTCAAACTCACGCTCGACGTCGACGGGAAGTCGGAGTCGCGCTTTTACACCCTCTCCTCGCCCGAGGTCGCCGAGACCTTCGAGGTCACGGTCGGGATCGACCCCGACGGCGACCTCGGCCCCCGACTCGCGAGCCTCGAACCGGGCGAGGAGATCGAGGTCGCGGGACCGTTCGGCAGCGCCCACTACGAGGGGGAATCGTCCATCACCGTGCTCGCCGGCGGTCCGGGCGTGGGCCCCGCCGTCGGGGTCGCCGAACGCGCACTCCACGACGGCGGCGCGGCGAGCGTCGTCTATCGCGACGACGACCCCGCCCACCGCGAGCGCCTCGACGCGCTCCGCGAGTCGGGCGCGTTCGTCGCGGTGCTCGACCCCGAAACCGACCTCTCCGATGCCGTCGCGGACGCGCTCGAAACCACCCCCGACGCCCAGGCGTTCGTCTACGGTTTCGCCGACTTCCTCGACGTCGCCACCGAGGCGCTCGCGGCCGCCGGCGGCGACCCCGACGACGCGAAGGTCGAGAACTTCGGGTAA
- a CDS encoding nuclear transport factor 2 family protein yields MTAETTIEAYYDALRTGDPLPPFFDLDESNVKFGIGERLVGEEIGEGLREQTRTTREWTVESHTLRVTEHDDVAWFSDRVRMAWTDDEGERHDHETRWSGTLVHDPDATDADTDWRFVGMHVSLPGEA; encoded by the coding sequence ATGACCGCCGAAACCACCATCGAAGCCTACTACGACGCCCTCCGTACCGGCGACCCGCTCCCGCCCTTCTTCGACCTCGACGAGTCGAACGTCAAGTTCGGCATCGGCGAACGCCTCGTCGGCGAGGAGATCGGGGAGGGACTCCGCGAACAGACCCGCACCACCCGCGAGTGGACCGTCGAGAGCCACACCCTCCGCGTCACCGAACACGACGACGTCGCGTGGTTCTCAGATCGGGTTCGAATGGCGTGGACCGACGACGAGGGCGAGCGCCACGACCACGAGACCCGCTGGAGCGGCACCCTCGTCCACGATCCCGACGCCACCGACGCGGACACCGACTGGCGATTCGTCGGGATGCACGTCAGTCTACCCGGTGAGGCGTGA